In Mustelus asterias chromosome 16, sMusAst1.hap1.1, whole genome shotgun sequence, one DNA window encodes the following:
- the LOC144505381 gene encoding putative G-protein coupled receptor 139, producing the protein MHRPIQWIRKVFYMVLAIFGVPVNLVAIVILSRGKCDLSICTTRYLVAMAAADLLVIITEVILNRINDYYFPLNFLKITPVCSVRYVMLRAATDCSVWFTVTFTFDRFVAICCQKLKSKYCTKKTASVILGTTGTLLCLKNIPIYFRFKPRRIIDNVPWRCSNKPSYFRDPRWIGFRYFEKVLTPLLPFILILLLNALTVRHILVANRVRKGLRGQSNGNNHSDPEMESRRKSIILLFTISGSFILLWFVYVLYFFDVNDHLDDYSSYNFEKVAYMLRNLSCCTNTLIYVVTQSKFREQLKNIAKYPFTFLVKSIKNRAECSSNIPC; encoded by the exons ATGCATCGACCAATTCAATGGATCAGGAAAGTATTCTACATGGTCCTTGCCAtatttggtgttcctg TTAATTTAGTAGCAATTGTGATCCTGTCTCGTGGAAAGTGCGACCTCTCCATCTGCAcaactcgctacctggtggccatggcagcggcggatctcctggtcattatcactgagGTTATACTGAACCGAATCAATGATTATTATTTCCCACTGAATTTCCTGAAAATCACCCCTGTGTGTAGTGTTCGCTATGTTATGCTACGTGCAGCCAcagactgctctgtctggttcacagTCACTTTCACTTTTGATCGATTTGTCGCCATTTGTTGTCAGAAGTTAAAATCTAAATATTGCACCAAGAAAACAGCATCCGTGATTCTAGGAACAACTGGCACTTTACTGTGTTTAAAAAATATTCCCATCTACTTTCGATTTAAACCGAGAAGGATTATTGACAACGTACCATGGCGTTGTAGTAACAAGCCTAGTTATTTCAGGGATCCTAGATGGATTGGATTTAGATATTTTGAGAAAGTTTTAACACCATTGCTCCCATTCATTTTAATTTTGTTACTCAATGCTCTAACAGTTAGACACATTCTAGTAGCCAATAGAGTCCGTAAAGGACTGAGGGGTCAGAGCAATGGAAACaatcacagtgacccagagatggagagcagaaggaagtctatcattttactcttcaccatatcgggcagTTTCATACTCCTCTGGTTTGTGTATGTTTTATATTTTTTTGACGTTAATGATCACTTAGATGATTATTCTTCTTACAACTTTGAAAAAGTCGCATACATGCTGCGGAatttaagttgctgcacaaacacactgatttacGTGGTGACTCAGTCcaaattcagagagcagttgaagaaCATAGCGAAATATCCATTTACATTTCTTGTCAAATCAATAAAGAACAGAGCCGAGTGCAGCTCGAATATCCCGTGCTAA